Genomic window (Magnolia sinica isolate HGM2019 chromosome 10, MsV1, whole genome shotgun sequence):
tcattttaaggcacgagacAAAGAACGAAtaagatccaaagctggagtagGCCATATCACAGAAAatggtggggagagtgatgcccaccgttaaaaacttctaacggctacaaaagttttagatcaagctgatatttgtgtttccccttctttTCATGTCgtgacaggttggatctcaaataaacatcatggtggaccttatataaaaaggtttcaatggtgggcatcactctccccactagaggtgtacacgaaccgagctagctcagttagctcactcTAATCGGCTCGAAGAAGCTcaagtcgactcggttcgaagctgagttcgagctgattttttgagctcaaaaatgagttcgagctgccctagctcgacttgacttggattgAACCCCGCTCGAATCgtactcggattgaaccagttcggtgacggttactttgatattgatgttgctcaccaagtgtttgatgaaatgcctcaaagaagtgtggccaacaactttttttcttgatttttatattgcttagaaggtgtttgataaaatatttgtaaaaTCATTGTTGTAGTCTCAGATACagagagattttgaaggtgcagtttaggtgtttgagaaaatgctgcaatggtgaacttggctcgatcttggtacgaactcggctcgaactggcctgagctgctgatcgaactggctagtcaggctcgagcaTCGAGCCGAgccatgtacacccctactcccCACTCTTTTATTTGGTGAGGTCTACTCGTGTTCTTTATCTTTCTAATTCTCTGTCTccacccttaaaatgatctcttcaaatggatggacaatgtggatacaacacatacatcatagtggggcccacataacttggtgatgtcacttcaatagcgagttTCCCTACTTAACCTCTCAGTAGCTAATCGGCTTcatgtatatccaaagctcacggAACCACAACACAAGGAACAATGTAAATTgaaaatctaccgttgaaaaattcctaggagcacaaaagttttggagtaagcttatatttgtgttttcccttcatccaatgtgattttatgaacaagttggatgataaattaatattgatgtgggcattagaaagattttaatggtgcaaATCATTATTggtattgtttcttgtggtgtgtggTTCACTTATGCTTTTGATTGGCTTTAATAGGCTCTAAATCGAtccggaaaaatggattgacggtgggCTACCTTTTATATTTGtgatcatccatctattttgcaatcTCATTTTTAGTCAGATCTGAAGCTTAGGTGGATCCACCACAGCAAACACTGATGATGGAATGCTTGCCATTAAAAGCACATCGGGGCAATTAaagctctgatcaagctgattttgtctattcccttcgtccatgtctatgtagcattatgaacgggttggatggaccTGGACACTAGAAAGTTAGTGGCAGATATTGGGAGGATGTGGACTTCGTGCAAAATTACTTTTGTGAGATGCTgatggggccaccgtaatgttttctaCAAATTcaatctgtccatccgttttgcaaggtCATTTTAGGAAATGTGACTGAAGATGAGGTGGatcaaaaacttaagtgggccatacaagaggaaaaattaggaaaaaattttctatcgttgaaactttcctaggatccgcgttgatgtttatatgccatacaaGCCGTCTATGagttcattcctactgggatgaagtgaaaacacgagAAAATTATCTTCATACATAACTTTTGTTGCCATAAAAATATTTGAATGGTGGTCACTGAATTCCCACTCCTGCGGCTAGTTATGTTAGAATGACTTAAATAATCTTGCAAACGAATGACGAGGATCGCGTCCTATTCCACCCTTCTCTAGCTGGGACGGGCAAtatctttgagtggccaccatgatgtatgggtcttatccacaccgtccatctattttttcaataTAAGTcgaaaattgaggcagatccaagacagaTGTAGACCATACAATGGtgattaaactctcatcattgaaaacatATCcgtggctatagaagttttgtatggagctgatatttttgttttctcttcatccaagtcgatgtgactttatgaatagtttggatgcaaataaacatcatggtggaccctagaaaaattcaatggtgagaatcattttcACCACtacttactgtggtgtggtcctcttgagccttggatctgtctaaATTTTGGTCCTATcttataaaatgatatgttaaaatggatggacggtgtgaataaaacctatacatcacagtggccactcaaagctcctgtccGTTCCCAACCGTAGACGAGTGGGGCAGGATGGATTCATTGGACGATCGATTTCTGAGGAAGgtagatttcctgctaaagccttcaaAAGAAGCTTCTGTGAGCCTAGATGGGTCTTACCTAATGTTTGTAACTAATTTACAGTGACCATCTATATCTTGAGCTCATTTTTTGACAGGAGTCGAAAAATGAGCCTGATTAAATACTCAGGTAAGCCGAAAACATGAGAATTGAACATACATACTTGAAATATTCGCAGGGCAAAATAAGCTttgaataaagctaatatttttatttttaattaatcatAATAGGAGTAAAGtcatgaacggcatggatggtatgtaaacatcaGTGTTAACCCAtggaggtttcaatgataggaatttctctacccactttttccttcaGGGTTGTCCAATTAATCTTGTATCCACTCACTTTTaacctaatgtcctaaaatgatcttacaaaataaatggacgggatagatttctcacaaacatcatagtgggcccacgtaAATTCGGCAACCATACAACCACTCAACGTGAAGAAATTCGTACTCTCGCATCTCCAACCGTTCAAGTCATTGGCGGGAATCAAGCAAGCATTTTATACTCAAAAATTCCATACGTGTATGCATAAGAGCACGAAATCCCTCCTCCCATCAGTAATACAAGAATATTACCTGCAGGCGGTTGTACGGAAAATTCCCAGAAGTAAAAACACGGCTCGATCCAAAGAAAAAGCGTAATCACAAGGCATTGCTCGAACCATACGTGACACGTGGCAGAAATAGTGGtggatccaagccgtccatctaatgGGTCCCATCCATTGATGGGGTAGTGGAAGATCCCACCTAACAAACCATCCAAGCCATATGAATGcagtcattgatcaaatggccgGACAGCCAAGAAAGATGGCTCAGATGAACGGATGAATCTAATACCCTGTGACAcgaattcaaccatccatttttgatCCGCATCTGCAGTTATCTTATTTGGCCGTCCACTTGGATGCGGACTTTGTGGTTTTTATTTAGTGTGGGATGAagtaaaaatgtttcaacggtggtcactgaatcacaactgtttcatctcttgtggctcacttgagtgttGAATCCCAACTGAATTCAACCATCATCTTCGATagcatgttgtaaaatgatcttgtaaaactgatggacggggtagatttctaacaaacatcacggtgggcccacctagaataTTAACGCAGCAACCGTACAACCACTCAACAGGAAGAAATTCGTGCTCTCGCATCTCGAAGGCATTGGCGGGAATCAAGCAAGGATTTCATGTTACAAAATTCCATACGTGGACGCTTAGCGCAGGAAATCCTTTCCCCATCAGTAATACTAGAATAAAATATTTAGTTGGCCTCTATAAATAGATAAAGAGACTTGCAAGATGAactcgagaaaaaaaaaacagctttaATCTGAATTTCTTTCTTGTgaattgtgagagagagagagagaaaaaaaagagtgaGGAAAGATGGCCATTGTTGAGTCCGTTGTCGAGCTCCTTCTCCAAAAAATCGCTGATCCAATTATTCGAGAAGCCATTTTCTTACACGGCGTTGGTGATCAAGTCGAATGGCTAGAGGCGGAATTTAAGCGGATGCAATGCTTCTTGGAAGACGCAGACGCCAAACAAGAAGGAGATAGAAGAGTAAAGGGTTGGGTGGGGAATGTGAGAGATGTTGCATATGATGCCGAGGACGTCATCGACACCTTTCTCTTCAAGGTAGTAACCTTGAGGCGAACTGGATTTGTGGGCTGCATTAAAAGGTATGCTTGCATCTTCAATGAATTGATAGCTCGCCATCAGGTGGGATCGAAGATCGAGCGGATAAAGTCTAAAATCCGTAAGATCTCCGAAAGTAGGTCGACATATGGAATTGAAAATATAGGGCAGGGAGCAGGGACGAGCTCTGCCGGTCGAAGCCACCAAGAATGGAGGCTCACTTCTCCTCTTTCTCAAGAAACAGATTTTGTTGGCTTTGAGAAGGAATTGGAGATGTTGGTGTCCCAGTTAACAGAGGGAGAGCTGCGACGTTGTGTTGTTTCTGTAGTAGGAATGGGTGGTCTCGGTAAGACCACTCTTGTTAAGAAACTTTATAACGCTGATACTGTTAAGAAACATTTCCATATTCATGCGTGGATTTCTGTATCACAAGAGTATTCTGCGAGAGATCTTTTGCAGACCATCACAAAACGCTGTATGGTTCTGTCAAAAGAGCAGCTCAAGTTGGTGGAGAAGATGGACGTTCTTGAGCTGAGGGACAAGATTTCCCAGTATCTGAATGACAAGAGATACTTGGTGGTCTTGGATGATATTTGGAAAAGAGAAGCATGGGATGCTTTGAAGTATGCATTTCCGGATGTGAATAATGGCAGTAGGGTCGTCCTCACCACACGAATCAAAGACGTAGCTTTATATGCAGATCCACGAAGCTGTCCCCATGAACTGCGATTTCTAACCAATGAAGAGAGCTGGGATTTGTTCTGTCAAAAAACATTAATCCTAGGACAAGATGGTGGTTGCCAGCAGGATTTAGAGAAGCTGGGAAGAGAGATTGTGGAAAAATGCCATGGTCTCCCTCTTGCGATCGCAGTCGTTGGAGGGCTCTTATCAGGAAAGGAACCAAGGGAGTGGGAGAATGTACGCAAGAGCATCCGCTGGCAGTTTGTCCAGGGAGAAGTCCAAATCTCCAGCATATTATCTTTAAGCTATAAAGATCTGCCCTATTACTTAAAACCATGTTTTCTCTACCTGGGTAATTTTCCAGAGGACTATGAGTTCAAAGCCAAGGAATTGATTCGACTGTGGGCCGCAGAAGGGTTTCTTAAAGAAAGAGAGCGGCTAACATTGGAAGAGGTTGGAGAAGATTATCTGATGCAGTTGGTTCATAGAAGTATGGTTCAATTGACAAGAAGAAGTTCAAGCAGGGGTATCAAAAGTTGTCGCATCCATGACCTTTTGCGAGATCTGTCTTTATCAGAAGCTAAGGAAAGCAAGTTTCTCGAAGTTCAGGGTGACAATGGCAATGCTCCTCCTGCATCTAGAGCCCGTCGGCTTGCAATTCACCTTAATGACCCAAGTAAGTACATTTCCTTTTagacctgtttgattttctaattatagAGGTAATTTAAGGTAAATggttaataattatttacctatgtaTTTCTGGTTGGATTTGCAAGGTGATGTTGACAGCCACCTTTCATTTATTGCACCAGAGGAGAAAAATGTTAAATAGTGGTGCCTAACATGATGTAtctgtcttatccactccgtccatacctttagacaactcattttagggcatgagcctaaaaatgaggcagatccaaagatgaccacaacacaggaaataatgggaattgaactcctaccattgaaagcttcttgaggactccaaaagttttggatcaaactgatatttttttttccctttatccatgactgtgtgaccttatgaacaggttggatgacaaataaacatcaatgtcggCCCTAGGAAGAAAACAGCTTTCAACCATTGAcgtcttaatgatcattgttccctaaggtgtggtccacttgagattgattttcctaatttttgggttcataagttaaaatgtattttttaaaaggatggatagtgtggataacccatatatatcatggtgaggcccacatatttaaatcggTAATAACAGGTATTGAATGGTCCAGGCGAATTTCAAACAAGTGgagtaagtaataattacttattttcatttatttaccagggaaattaaaaatcaaacagcttTCCACTCCGCACCTTCGTTCTATGTTGATCTACACCCAAGGCGATACATATCTTCAAGAGGAACGAAGGAAGTTTCTATTCCAAGGCTTTAAGTTACTTAGGGTGCTATATACAGATGGTGTACAAAAAAGCGAGCTACCGAAGCAAATAGGTGAACTAATCCATTTGAGATATCTCGGGTGTACTAAAACTAGAATAAAAACCCTCCCATCATCGATAGGCAATCTTATCAATTTACAAACTCTATTTGTAGAATCCAGTAATAAAATTGGAGTACCTGAGACAATTGGGAAGATGCATCAGTTAAGACATCTTCAATTCACCCTCCGTCGGGGAGTGATAGGAGGGCATCCGAGGCTCGACCTGATAAGTAACCTCCAGACTCTATCAAGAGTATCTGCtggcaaatggatggagggttgcttgggaaagctcACCAAtcttagaaaattaaaaatacttTTTGAAACAGGAGCGGACGTTGAATTATTCTATGAGGCGATTGTCAACCTGAACTGCCTCCATCATCTGTCGGTGTTGATGTCAGTAGAGGCACGTGACAATGAAGACAGATACTTATTTTTGTCGTTACCTAATCTTTCACATCTGCTCAAGTTGAGTAAGTTGCATTTGGGAGGAAAGTTAGAAACGTTACCTGAATTTCCAACAAATCTCACCAAACTCACCTTGGAAGAGTCCTGGTTAGTGGAAGATCCAATGGCGACGTTGGAGAAGCTGAAAAACCTTCGCATTCTCAGATTGTCATCTGATTCATATATACGAAAGGAAATGACTTGCTCTGCACAAGGGTTTCCTCGACTCGAATCCTTATATCTTTATAAATTAGATGAATTAGAGGAGTGGAGAGTTGATGAAGGAGCTATGCCAAGTCTTTTACATTTACAGATCTATGCCTGCAACCAATTGAAGAAGCTTCCAGAAGGACTGCAACACGTGACTACCCTCAAGAAATTGGAGTTGTGGTTTATGCCCTATGAATTCAAAGCAAGGGTTCGAGAAGATGGGGGAGAGGATTGGTATAAGATCCGGCACATACCCTCCATCGACATACACGATATATACTGAGAAGCTAAGCAGTCGGATTTTAATTTCTATCATTATGAGAGGTACATACATAGGTGATACTTGTTTCCactcttcatttttatttaacTCTTAATCCATACTTCAAGTTACTATCTTAGAAAAGCATATAGTCTCAATAATTTTAAATTCTAGTTATATACTTTGAGAAATTTATTCTTTTAAACACTTTAATTTCTTGCTATGAAAATCTATTGCTGGTTTCTCCATTCCTTTCATAGTTTGTAAGACAAATTaagtcttttattattattttggaatGCTGTTTAATTATTTCTTTATATACAAATCTGCATGCTACTTGTTTTAaaaaatgcttcaaccaagaccATCTTTTGAATGAGTGCATCATTACAGTTTTTGCATTTATGTATTTCTATGATGAATTACTTTACTATGAATAATTGCACATCATTTTTAGGTTGTGAGATAAAAGCTttctattaagtgggccacactttttaGAACTttcggcttaaaaatcaagtgtttccttcctcaagtggaccacctcgtacaaaacaaatggatgtttGAAAGAGCTGTATtagcctttcttttttcctttttgtatatTGTGCCCAACTTCAAGAGCAATAAACTTGATTCTTGTGCGAGGCTCATCTAATGGAAAATTGGGTTCTCAAACACATGTTCCATATTAGCATGTGGatggtcataattccacatgcgtgtgggcttagccTCTGTTTTATGTTAACGTGATAAGATTTTTTTAGTAGTTTAGTAGTACAATATGATAGTTGGTGTTAGAACATGTATAGTGTTCAATTGCAGTAGTGTAATTTTTGTTTTATATAGAGAACTCATTGAGGAGCTAATGCATTTGGATTTGTTTGCATTATATCCATGCTTTGAATCCCATATTGGATGAGTATACTAATTGCACATTTTAAGCTTGAAATGTGTTTGTCAGTAATATTCCCGCAACCTAAAAAGTTCTCTATTTGTTATGACCAAGTAAATCTAATTGCAAGTTCCTTGTCATCCAATCTTCCACAATCTCTTTTCCTGGGCAATTGATGTATTATTTTCACATCTTTTGTAGGGCAACCATCGACAATTAGACAGGAGCTTTGACTAAGATTTTTGGAGCATCTTTCGTCCATGGCAGAGTGTATTAAATCAAAGTTTGGATTTCAGAGCTACTAGCCCGACTTGTTTCATGGATCAAGACACTTGGACAGAATGCATTTGAAGCCTATACTTCCTGTTTTATCCATTATTAGTATTTAAAGTTAGGTATATGCTTCGACTTCTTTTATGGATTAAAGCAACCAAATTCCAGGATATAACTTTTAGGTTCtaatcatcaatttcattttcCAGGCATTTTTCTCACAACAGAGATTGCACTGACCTGCGTATGCTAAGTGACTAGATGAAGTGAAGAATGGTGGAATGGTGACTAGACAATGATGAGATGTTTGGATGATCATTTGTATTTGTAACTCAAGGATTCATGTACTTTCTGTTTGAGATCTTTCAATAAGGAACCATGCACTAATATTCGTTACATGCTCTGCATTTTAATTTGGGGAAATTGTTCATTAGTGTTTGACTTATTTCACTGTATGCATTGTTTGCCTGTAACATGTTAGTTGAAAACTGAAATAAGAAGCAATTTCTTTATAGTGTAGGTCTGGGTGGGCTTCCACTATTTTTCTGCTTTAGGGATTACACATCTCAAAGACTTGAAGCATTGGTGAGTTCTAGCATGCATCCAGATTGAGCCAATCACttcaatagtttggatcactgaactacGCGCTCCATTGCTCTgaaatagtgatccaaaccatctaatcaCTCCATAGGAAATAGGCAAACCATATCTATCATACTAGAAAAGTTCCATCATcctctagaccatccatcatgccagGCCCACAAGGAAAGGGGCAAtgcatatttattattgtagaaaatgcATAACCATTGTCTATCATACGAGGCCATATTTGATTGTCCTCtctcttaaaaagaaaaagaaaaaagaaaaagactacTTTGATCCAATGAGTCTAACAATCTGAGCAATGCCATTGATAATAATTATACTAGAAAGAGTCATGGATCTGAAACTTCCTTCAGGTAGGGTACAACTTGACTGACTATCCCTCTCAAAAGTCAACTTTTAGGGTATTAGTGAGAGAAAACTCCTCTTGGGCAACCACTTACACCAATAACCCACTTAGGTTTtagcaaaattttaaataaaaatcgaTTATCGCCCTAAAAAAACTATTATAAGTTGGAGCTCCCATATGTACGATGGGTCCAATCTTTGCTCAAAGATCTAGACCATCTGTGGTGAGCATCCCTACTAATCGCCCATGTGCCTAAAAGTCCCCTATATTGAAAGATCCCAGGACATGGAATGGTTAGCCTTTTCTTCATTGAAATTTTGGTGTGTGTTTCATATGGATCAGGATTTCTCCAATTtggggggattttttttttttttttttcttcttttttagtggTATGTGGACGCTTCCTAATTAGAGCCATCATATCTACAGCTTGAAAGACCAAATAACAAAGCTTGAGCCAAGAGCATAGTATACTACTTCCTATAACTGTCCACAACATTTCTAGGTCTTTTGGGCATACCTATGTAAGTATGAAAGGCCTAGATCTAACAGTGTGTGAGAAAGAAAAACCTCAGGGCCAAGCAAGTCCTTTTAGCTCCCCTTTGTCGTGATACGATTGACAATACATGGTAAGAGGAATGTATGGTTTTAGAACTTCGACAAATCTGATGCGACTCAGACTCAGGATTCCCCATTCAATTTTGCTCGGAAAGTCAATCCAAGTCGTTTTTATTAGATAACATTCATGCAGTGCACGCCTGATGGGTGGCTTGGATCTCTTACATGTGTTTGATGCATGTGCACATGTAGCATACATTTGCAACCTTTTATGCATTTTGATTTGATTAGGAAATGGAAAAGCAATGTAGTGAAAGCACCACCAAATGTTAATTGTGGGATTTTTTTCTATCTGTATTCACCCTGGGCATGTTTGGATAAATGGAATCCACGTAGAAATGGAAATCTTTTTCCGCTGATATGACGGTATGTCTGGATGCATGAATTCAAAGCCTTAATTATTACTCTTATCCACTGTTAGAATCCTTAGGAAATAAGATACAA
Coding sequences:
- the LOC131257710 gene encoding putative disease resistance protein At1g50180; its protein translation is MAIVESVVELLLQKIADPIIREAIFLHGVGDQVEWLEAEFKRMQCFLEDADAKQEGDRRVKGWVGNVRDVAYDAEDVIDTFLFKVVTLRRTGFVGCIKRYACIFNELIARHQVGSKIERIKSKIRKISESRSTYGIENIGQGAGTSSAGRSHQEWRLTSPLSQETDFVGFEKELEMLVSQLTEGELRRCVVSVVGMGGLGKTTLVKKLYNADTVKKHFHIHAWISVSQEYSARDLLQTITKRCMVLSKEQLKLVEKMDVLELRDKISQYLNDKRYLVVLDDIWKREAWDALKYAFPDVNNGSRVVLTTRIKDVALYADPRSCPHELRFLTNEESWDLFCQKTLILGQDGGCQQDLEKLGREIVEKCHGLPLAIAVVGGLLSGKEPREWENVRKSIRWQFVQGEVQISSILSLSYKDLPYYLKPCFLYLGNFPEDYEFKAKELIRLWAAEGFLKERERLTLEEVGEDYLMQLVHRSMVQLTRRSSSRGIKSCRIHDLLRDLSLSEAKESKFLEVQGDNGNAPPASRARRLAIHLNDPRKLKIKQLSTPHLRSMLIYTQGDTYLQEERRKFLFQGFKLLRVLYTDGVQKSELPKQIGELIHLRYLGCTKTRIKTLPSSIGNLINLQTLFVESSNKIGVPETIGKMHQLRHLQFTLRRGVIGGHPRLDLISNLQTLSRVSAGKWMEGCLGKLTNLRKLKILFETGADVELFYEAIVNLNCLHHLSVLMSVEARDNEDRYLFLSLPNLSHLLKLSKLHLGGKLETLPEFPTNLTKLTLEESWLVEDPMATLEKLKNLRILRLSSDSYIRKEMTCSAQGFPRLESLYLYKLDELEEWRVDEGAMPSLLHLQIYACNQLKKLPEGLQHVTTLKKLELWFMPYEFKARVREDGGEDWYKIRHIPSIDIHDIY